One genomic window of Caballeronia sp. SBC1 includes the following:
- the maiA gene encoding maleylacetoacetate isomerase — protein MSQQAQFELFAFWRSSAAFRVRVALNLKGLSAHEQNIDLDAGEQRSPEFLKISPLGSIPALVEEGHEPLTQSLAILEFLDELKPSPPLLPSDLYGRARVRSIASMCTADTHPLVVPRVKKYLQTKGGFDDAAWRAWQIQWLGAGLSAVEERLAGAPDTRQFCHGDEPTMADICLASIVAVTRVFKISIPDVPTIDRIMTACDQHPAFMKADPKRQAGAPG, from the coding sequence ATGTCACAGCAAGCGCAATTCGAACTCTTCGCGTTCTGGCGCTCGTCCGCCGCGTTTCGCGTTCGTGTCGCCCTTAATTTGAAGGGCCTGAGCGCGCACGAACAAAACATCGATCTCGACGCAGGCGAGCAACGCAGCCCCGAATTCCTGAAAATCAGCCCGCTAGGGTCCATTCCCGCATTGGTTGAAGAAGGGCATGAACCGCTGACACAATCTCTGGCCATCCTCGAATTCCTCGACGAGCTGAAGCCCTCGCCGCCCTTGTTGCCAAGCGATTTATACGGTCGCGCACGAGTACGCTCCATTGCATCCATGTGTACCGCCGATACCCATCCGCTGGTCGTGCCGCGCGTGAAAAAGTATCTTCAGACAAAGGGCGGATTCGACGACGCCGCATGGCGCGCATGGCAAATCCAGTGGCTCGGTGCGGGGCTTTCTGCGGTCGAAGAACGTCTGGCTGGCGCGCCGGATACGCGCCAGTTCTGTCATGGCGATGAACCCACCATGGCGGATATTTGCCTCGCCAGCATTGTCGCGGTGACGCGCGTGTTCAAGATCTCGATCCCTGATGTACCGACTATCGACCGGATCATGACCGCGTGTGACCAGCATCCGGCATTTATGAAAGCCGATCCCAAGCGGCAAGCAGGGGCACCGGGGTAA